The sequence GCTCGGATTGACGCTGAACTATACGGCTTCCTCGAGCACGAGCATCGTCTTTAACGGTATCAGCGGGTTTGAACAGCCCTTTCTTGCGCCGTATGGGAAGAAGGATGTGGCAGACTTTATTATCACCGAGGCGGTCAACGAAAACCTCACGCTGGCTGTGAACGCCGACTACGGGCAGGAGCGTTTAGGAGGTTCGGCAGGTCCGCTGATGATGTGGAAGGGGATCGATTTGTATGAGAAGTATGCGCTCGGCCCGAAATCGGACATTGCCTTGAGGGAAGAGGTCTATTCGGACCCCTATCTCTACACCTTGACCGGGGCACCGACGCCATTCGACACGAAGGAGACCCTGAAAGAGGTGACGGTGACCTATGAGTACCATCTTTTCGACCCGTTGATCACGAGGGTGGAGTTCAGGGACGATCTGTCGAACAATCCTGGGTTCTTCAACACGGCCAGTGCGAGCCCGTCGCTTTCGGCGCAGTCGCAGCCGACGTTGCTCATCGGCGTTGTCGCAACGTTCTGACTCAGAAAATATTCTCAACAATCATCCAATAACCTCGAGAGGTAAATATGGCTGAAGAAAAAAAGACCACCATGAAAAAGACGCTGGGCCTCACTGGTGTCACGGTGAACGCAATGGCGCTTATCGCTCCCGGTGCATTTTTGTGGATCACATTCCAAGTGCAAGCGTCGAACAATGGCGGTGCGACGGACATGTGGACCGGTATCGTCGCAGCTCTCATTGTTGCATTTCTTACCGCAATAGCATTCTCTGAATTGGCGAGACGCTATCCGGAAGCCGGCGCCGGCGGTTCTTACTATTTTGCTGAAAAAGCCTTCCTTGACCGTGACAAGGCATCCCACCGTCGCTTCGCTCGTTTGGCCAAGTTTCTCACGGGATGGGCTGCCCACTTGTTTTATTGGGTCTATCCCGGCGTCATGGTAGCGATGATGGCTGTGCTCGTTACCTATATTTTCGGGCAATTCAATATCAACATTACCATTCCCGAGCAGATCGGAATCGCCGTTGTATTCTCCTTATTTATCGGGTTGATCGCAGTTCGCGGAATCACCGGTTCGACGAATGTTGCCATCGCCATCAATGTGATTCAATTGGTTTCGCTGATCGGCTTCAGCATACTGGCGATCATGTTCCGTGTTCAAAATCCCCTTCATGCCACCCAATGGGCTCATCCAGCCGCGATCTCTGTCGTTTGGCCGCACAGCCTCTCGGCGATGCTCTTTCAGTCGACGATTGCGATCCTGATTCTTGTTGGGTTCGAATCTTCCACATCATTAGCGGGAGAAGCATTGAATCCGAAGAAAGACATTCCACGCGGCGTTCTCATTTCGTTGGTCATTCAAGGGCTCTTCGCTTACCTGCTCGAATATTTTGCGGCAAACTATGCAGTGTGCGAAAAACTGACGTTTACGAATCCTGACGGAAGCATCGTCACGGGCATGGATGCCGCGGCTGCCTCGGGCGCGCCCATCGGAGATTTGGTTCGTCTTATCGGCGATGCGATGCTCGGTGGAAACGGATTTATTCTGATGATTATTATCGCTATCACCGTTGCTCTCGCCGTTGTGGGGACTACGCTCGCTGCGATCAATACTGCCGTGCGAGTT is a genomic window of Bacteroidota bacterium containing:
- a CDS encoding outer membrane beta-barrel protein produces the protein LGLTLNYTASSSTSIVFNGISGFEQPFLAPYGKKDVADFIITEAVNENLTLAVNADYGQERLGGSAGPLMMWKGIDLYEKYALGPKSDIALREEVYSDPYLYTLTGAPTPFDTKETLKEVTVTYEYHLFDPLITRVEFRDDLSNNPGFFNTASASPSLSAQSQPTLLIGVVATF
- a CDS encoding APC family permease, with product MAEEKKTTMKKTLGLTGVTVNAMALIAPGAFLWITFQVQASNNGGATDMWTGIVAALIVAFLTAIAFSELARRYPEAGAGGSYYFAEKAFLDRDKASHRRFARLAKFLTGWAAHLFYWVYPGVMVAMMAVLVTYIFGQFNINITIPEQIGIAVVFSLFIGLIAVRGITGSTNVAIAINVIQLVSLIGFSILAIMFRVQNPLHATQWAHPAAISVVWPHSLSAMLFQSTIAILILVGFESSTSLAGEALNPKKDIPRGVLISLVIQGLFAYLLEYFAANYAVCEKLTFTNPDGSIVTGMDAAAASGAPIGDLVRLIGDAMLGGNGFILMIIIAITVALAVVGTTLAAINTAVRVSFAMAQDKEMPEMLGSLHEKHASPHVGVWVLVVVSAVLGSIGVLNVTALTGITLASNIGTFALYALICGLTFVTFVGREEFHSVKHAIIPFLGLIGNIGLLIGVVFIGLTTPGVSEDATKMALYITGGWGVVSVVYLVWNSKKIGKAIVPATTGS